In Montipora foliosa isolate CH-2021 chromosome 13, ASM3666993v2, whole genome shotgun sequence, one DNA window encodes the following:
- the LOC137981717 gene encoding uncharacterized protein produces the protein MPIDIIIGSDFYWHFMTGEIWFGMYGGPVAINTHLGWVLSGPVYESRQRLVESSTHLSHTHVLRLDTEQKEANCPLKQELSKFWDIECLGIIPESEDAVYERFLNRVQMKDARYEVSLLWKEMHPTLPDNYSLSYSRLASLIGRLRKSPGVLHEYDRVIKDQQSRGIVETVSSDDATHVHYLPHREVVRSDKQTTKLRIVFDASTKRDGPSLNDCVHAGPPLTALLMDIMMRFRCHQIALVGDIEKAFLMVGVNEADRDVLRFLWVKDPFSSEPKVEIKRFTRLVFGVSSSPFLLNATLRHHMSKYALCDPEFVKKFLEALYVDDLSIGDRKVEETYQLFLKSKLRVLEANSKMKKWSSNSKELIEKIKASEYGRGVEPINRLSELEEDEETYASATLGSNHEVNEEQEHKDLGVTWNHDTDELRIDLGDMVKSSENLSVTKRTVLKVTARVYDPLGWISPILIEMKLLFQKLCQSKEDWEEELSPDMKERYDKWMSELRKVGGIRIPRCYFSENDHTPVSIELHGLSDASSYAYAAVVYLRVELQSSVKSVLVASKTRGAPLSGQTISRLELLGAVILARLVKHVVDALSGTSRINRVRCWVDSTAVLYWIIGEKKQWKQFVQNRILEIRSLVGPSCSSYCPTSVNPADLPSRGMKVSDLAVSDEWWNGPMFLSLPEQQWPARPDTSLIEESVLSENKGELKREAVPVSTNLVSESEEKTSLSKCISLERFSSKKKLFRVTAYVMRFISRLKEKIRNTRNIQNFPDQSLSVEEVKAAELLWIREVQKSIAHDDKFSQQKLSLGLFLDDKGIFRCRGRLENPALPYQAKYPALLPSKHHLTSLIVQECHDNVKH, from the coding sequence ATGCCGATTGACATCATAATCGGAAGTGATTTTTACTGGCATTTTATGACGGGTGAAATATGGTTTGGAATGTATGGAGGACCAGTTGCGATTAATACTCATCTGGGATGGGTCTTATCGGGCCCCGTTTATGAGTCACGGCAGAGGTTGGTTGAATCTTCTACCCACCTGAGCCACACCCATGTGTTGAGGCTGGACACTGAACAAAAAGAAGCGAACTGTCCCTTGAAACAGGAACTTTCTAAGTTCTGGGATATCGAGTGCTTGGGAATCATCCCTGAGAGTGAAGATGCAGTTTACGAAAGGTTTTTGAACCGGGTTCAGATGAAGGACGCACGCTATGAGGTCTCACTTCTTTGGAAAGAAATGCACCCTACCTTACCTGACAATTACAGCTTGAGTTATTCCCGTTTGGCTTCGTTGATTGGACGTTTGAGGAAGAGTCCTGGAGTTCTGCACGAGTACGACAGGGTGATCAAGGATCAACAATCCAGAGGCATTGTAGAAACTGTCAGTTCAGATGATGCCACGCATGTTCACTATTTGCCTCACCGAGAAGTTGTCCGATCAGACAAGCAGACCACAAAACTCCGGATTGTTTTTGATGCCTCTACAAAAAGGGATGGCCCATCCCTGAATGACTGTGTGCACGCTGGACCGCCTCTGACGGCACTGCTCATGGATATCATGATGAGGTTCCGTTGTCATCAGATTGCCCTCGTTGGCGATATAGAAAAGGCTTTCTTGATGGTTGGAGTCAACGAGGCAGACCGCGATGTATTGCGTTTTCTGTGGGTGAAAGATCCATTTTCCAGTGAACCGAAAGTAGAGATAAAGAGGTTCACCCGCCTGGTGTTCGGCGTGTCGTCCAGTCCCTTTCTGCTGAATGCCACTCTACGACACCACATGAGCAAGTATGCGCTTTGTGATCCTGAGTTTGTGAAGAAGTTCCTGGAGGCCTTGTATGTGGATGACCTCTCCATTGGAGACAGAAAGGTGGAAGAAACTTATCAGTTGTTTTTGAAGTCAAAGTTGAGAGTGTTAGAGGCTAATTCCAAAATGAAGAAATGGTCATCCAATTCAAAGGAGCTGATTGAGAAGATCAAGGCATCCGAGTACGGTAGGGGAGTAGAACCCATCAATCGACTGAGTGAActagaagaagacgaagaaacCTATGCTAGCGCGACTCTGGGAAGTAATCATGAAGTCAATGAAGAACAAGAGCATAAAGACCTAGGAGTCACATGGAACCATGATACTGATGAGCTGAGAATTGATTTGGGTGACATGGTCAAGTCCTCTGAAAACTTGTCTGTTACTAAACGAACTGTACTCAAAGTAACTGCACGGGTTTATGACCCCCTGGGCTGGATTTCGCCAATCCTGATTGAGATGAAGCTCCTGTTTCAGAAGCTTTGCCAGAGTAAAGAAGACTGGGAAGAGGAATTAAGTCCAGACATGAAGGAACGTTATGACAAGTGGATGTCAGAGTTGCGCAAGGTCGGCGGTATCAGGATCCCGAGATGTTACTTCAGTGAGAATGACCATACGCCGGTGTCCATAGAGCTTCACGGGCTTAGTGATGCATCCTCATACGCTTATGCAGCTGTTGTGTACTTGAGGGTTGAGCTGCAAAGCAGCGTGAAATCAGTATTGGTGGCTTCAAAGACAAGAGGAGCGCCGCTTAGTGGACAGACGATATCTAGATTAGAGTTGTTAGGTGCCGTAATTCTTGCGAGATTGGTGAAGCATGTAGTGGATGCCCTTTCAGGAACTTCAAGAATCAACAGAGTACGTTGCTGGGTGGACTCCACTGCAGTTCTCTATTGGATTATTGGCGAGAAGAAACAATGGAAACAGTTTGTGCAGAACCGAATCCTAGAGATTAGAAGTCTTGTTGGTCCCTCCTGTTCGAGCTATTGCCCCACCAGTGTTAATCCGGCCGATTTGCCCTCCAGAGGAATGAAGGTCTCAGACCTTGCTGTAAGCGATGAGTGGTGGAACGGTCCCATGTTCCTTTCGCTTCCTGAACAACAGTGGCCAGCAAGGCCAGATACCAGTTTGATTGAAGAGAGTGTGCTTAGTGAGAACAAAGGCGAATTGAAGAGGGAAGCTGTACCAGTCAGTACAAATCTTGTCTCTGAGTCGGAGGAGAAAACAAGTTTGAGTAAGTGCATTAGTCTAGAGCGCTTTAGCAGTAAGAAGAAACTCTTCCGAGTCACTGCATATGTCATGAGGTTTATTTCAAGATTGAAAGAAAAGATCAGGAACACAAGGAACATTCAAAACTTCCCTGACCAGTCGCTATCTGTCGAGGAAGTAAAAGCAGCGGAGTTGTTGTGGATTCGAGAAGTGCAGAAGTCGATAGCTCATGATGACAAGTTTAGCCAGCAGAAGTTGTCTCTTGGGTTGTTCCTGGACGACAAAGGAATCTTTCGTTGCAGAGGAAGATTGGAGAATCCTGCATTGCCATATCAAGCAAAGTATCCAGCGCTATTACCTTCAAAACACCACCTGACGTCATTGATTGTTCAAGAATGTCATGACAATGTGAAACATTGA
- the LOC137981718 gene encoding uncharacterized protein, with the protein MHKVYIALYTCASTRAVHLDLVPSLDAQSFIRSLKRLFARRGVNQLFISDNAKTFKSQEVQQLVKDLGIDWKLNLPRAPWRGGFFERIVRCTKGCLKKTLGSARLTYEELLTVLTDVEGVLNSRPLTYVYGDDVEEPLTPSHLMIGRRLLSRNPNTAPAGGSCSSSVTEVARRAKYLKSLLDHSWNRWQKEYLTELRHFHQYAVNNRGACPQKESSVKEGDVVIVKDEKRSRNTWKLGRVKKLVKGRDGKTRGAVVETVADNQNRLIEISQAVQHLVPVECKEQGTCQQSQPGAEEMKTRRQAAIISDIRRRCLR; encoded by the coding sequence ATGCACAAGGTCTACATAGCGTTGTACACGTGTGCTAGTACCAGAGCAGTTCACCTTGACTTAGTCCCTTCATTGGATGCCCAGTCGTTCATAAGAAGTTTGAAAAGATTGTTCGCTCGAAGAGGAGTGAATCAGTTGTTTATCTCGGATAATGCAAAGACCTTCAAGAGTCAAGAGGTCCAGCAACTGGTCAAAGATTTAGGAATTGATTGGAAGTTAAATTTGCCCCGGGCTCCATGGCGGGGAGGGTTCTTCGAACGAATAGTCCGATGTACAAAAGGCTGTTTGAAGAAAACCCTTGGTTCTGCCAGACTGACGTATGAAGAGTTACTTACAGTCCTCACGGACGTCGAAGGTGTTTTGAACTCAAGACCTCTCACCTATGTCTATGGCGACGATGTTGAAGAGCCCCTGACGCCGTCTCATTTGATGATCGGGAGAAGGTTGCTGTCCAGAAATCCGAATACAGCACCGGCTGGAGGATCCTGCTCAAGCAGTGTTACCGAAGTTGCAAGGAGAGCTAAGTACCTCAAGTCGCTTCTGGACCATTCTTGGAATAGATGGCAGAAAGAATACCTCACTGAGCTCCGGCACTTCCACCAGTACGCAGTAAACAACAGGGGAGCGTGTCCGCAGAAAGAATCATCTGTCAAGGAAGGCGACGTTGTTATCGTGAAAGACGAAAAACGCTCCCGAAATACGTGGAAATTGGGTCGTGTAAAGAAACTGGTGAAAGGGAGGGACGGCAAAACACGTGGAGCAGTAGTGGAGACTGTTGCAGATAACCAGAATCGACTGATCGAGATTAGCCAAGCAGTTCAGCACCTTGTACCAGTAGAGTGTAAGGAGCAAGGCACTTGTCAGCAGAGCCAGCCGGGTGCAGaagaaatgaaaacaagaaGACAAGCCGCAATCATCAGTGACATTAGGAGACGGTGTTTGCGTTAA